The DNA segment CCTCGGCCGTCGCACTGGACCGGACCGCATAGGCGGCATCCGGGTCGACTGCCAGTCTGATCGCCGCTTCGACATCGCCCGCATCCCCTTCATGGAGAACGCGCTCGAAAGCCTCCGTCGTCACACAGAATCCACCCGGAACCCGCACTCCCCCGATCCGGGAAAGCTCCCCGAGATTCGCCCCTTTACCGCCGGCCACCCCGGCCATCGTCCGATCGAGCTCCGCCAGATCCACGACGTAGCGGCTCACCCGCCCACCGTCCCCTCACCTCGACTCCGGCGATTGTGCAGGACAAATGGGGCCTTGCGGCAAGAACCCCCCTTTGCTATAGCTTAGAAGTGGAGGGGTGAGCCACAGGTCATCTGCGCGTCGTCAGGCCAGCGGTGGCCGGGCCGCCCAGGTGGAGTCCTCGGCGAACAGCCGGCTGCCGTCATCGGGGTGCAGCCACAGGTGATAGTCGGCGTGCCTGATGTAGCGGCCCGGGAAGTTGTACGACTCGAGCGAGATCCAGCCGGAACCGGACGAGGCGTTGCCGCCTCGGACGTAGAAGGTGGCGTCCTCGCGGTAGAGCCGGGAGCCGTCGGACTGGCTGATCTGCAGCCGGAAGCCCGAGTGCCGCAGGTAGAAGCTCGGATAGTTCTTGGAGCGCAGCGACACCCCGGCACCGGCCAGCCCGGGGACGAGCAGCCAGGTGGCGTCGTCGCGGTCCAGCTGGCTGGAGACCGTGGTCAGCTCACCGAGCGAGTTCCGGTGGCGGGCGAAATGCCCGGGGAAGTTGAAGGACTCCAGCGAATAGTTCCGTGAGAGCGGCAGGGCGGCGGCGGCCGGTGCGGCAGCGACGCCGAGGGCTGCCACCACGGAGACGACGGCGGCGAGCAGGACCCTCCATCGACGGGCCTTCCCTTGGCGCAACAGTGTCGACATGCGGTCCCCCCATCGAGCCGGCGAATTTGAGATGAGCATATGCCCGGCAAATCGGGTTAATCGGCAACAGCCGATAACTCATACATCTGACGCCTTCGACTCCAGATACCGCTGCTCAGGACGGCTGAGCGTGAGCCGCGCCGCCAGCCGATAGAACGTCACCGCCCGGGCACGATCACCGGCGAGCTCCAGCAGATGTGCCCGGACGGCAGCGGTCCGATGATGCCGGGCCAGCACCGGGTCACCGGAGACCTCGTCGAGAGCCGCCAGCCCCGCCTCCGGACCGGAGACCATCGCGAGTGCCACGATGCGGTTCAGCGTCACCATGGGGTTCGGGGAAAGAGCGTGCAGCATCCCGTACAAGGCAAGGATCTGCTCCCAATCGGTGTCCTCGGCCCGCGTCGCCTCATCGTGGATCGCCGCGATCGCGGCCTGCAGTTGGAAGGGACCGATCGGCGTCCGCTCCAGCGCGCCGGTGATGATCGAGACGCCTTCGGCGATGGCGGCGGCGTCCCAGCGCGTCCGATCCTGATCAGCGAGAGGGATCAACGACCCATCTTTTCCTGTACGCGCGGAGCGCCGTGCGTCGGTCAGCACCATCAGCGCGAGGAGTCCCGCCACCTCGCCATCGTCGGGCAGTCGCCGATGCAGCTGACGGGTCAGCCGGATCGCCTCCCGGGTCAGCTCCACCCGGTGCAGCGCGTCGCCGGAACTGGCCGTGTACCCCTCGTTGAAGAGCAGATAGAGCACGTGCAGGACCGGCGTGACCGATTCCGGCATGGTGAACCGGGCGCCACTCTCCCGGATCCGCTGCTTGGCCCGGCTGATCCGCTGCCCCACCGTCGACTCCGGCAGCAGCAGGGCCCGGGCGATCTCCGCGGTGGTGAGCCCGGCGACGGCACGCAGAGTGAGCGTCACCTGCGCCGGCACGCTCAGTGCGGGATGACAGCAGAGCTGCAGCAACGCCAGCTCGTCATCGCCGCGAACCTCCGGCTCGGGCTCCCGCCGCACCGCCTCCTCACGGCGCCGGCGCGCGGTCTCGGTGCGATGCAGCGACACCCGGCGCCGGCTCGCCACGGTGATCAGCCAGCCGCGCGGATGCTCCGGGATCCCGGTGCGCGGCCACTGCTCGCCGGCCGTGATCAGCGCTTCCTG comes from the Actinoplanes sp. OR16 genome and includes:
- a CDS encoding AbfB domain-containing protein; translation: MSTLLRQGKARRWRVLLAAVVSVVAALGVAAAPAAAALPLSRNYSLESFNFPGHFARHRNSLGELTTVSSQLDRDDATWLLVPGLAGAGVSLRSKNYPSFYLRHSGFRLQISQSDGSRLYREDATFYVRGGNASSGSGWISLESYNFPGRYIRHADYHLWLHPDDGSRLFAEDSTWAARPPLA
- a CDS encoding RNA polymerase sigma factor, giving the protein MGSVTALPDLLRECAPQVLAALVRRYGDFDACEDAVQEALITAGEQWPRTGIPEHPRGWLITVASRRRVSLHRTETARRRREEAVRREPEPEVRGDDELALLQLCCHPALSVPAQVTLTLRAVAGLTTAEIARALLLPESTVGQRISRAKQRIRESGARFTMPESVTPVLHVLYLLFNEGYTASSGDALHRVELTREAIRLTRQLHRRLPDDGEVAGLLALMVLTDARRSARTGKDGSLIPLADQDRTRWDAAAIAEGVSIITGALERTPIGPFQLQAAIAAIHDEATRAEDTDWEQILALYGMLHALSPNPMVTLNRIVALAMVSGPEAGLAALDEVSGDPVLARHHRTAAVRAHLLELAGDRARAVTFYRLAARLTLSRPEQRYLESKASDV